In Sphingobacteriaceae bacterium, the following proteins share a genomic window:
- a CDS encoding AraC family transcriptional regulator, with protein MEKTYRFNSIAEFHAFCNLSNPEHPLISLIDYSKVSYPINESKLKWVQNFYSVGLKRNVSHKFNYGQQEIDFNSGVLTFVSPLQFLKVEINQDVVIEPTGCLLLIHPDFLWNTTLTKKIKSYDFFQYAVNEALFLSDKEEKVIVDILQNIEKEYQSNIDKFSQDLIVAQIELLLIYSERFYERQFLTRKKSNHEILISFEEVLSKSFESGKLSENGIPTVTSLAAQLNISPNYLGSLLRIHTSQNTQQHIQSKLIEYAKERLSTTNLSVSEIAYELGFEHPQSFSKLFKSKSGVSPLEFRASFN; from the coding sequence ATGGAAAAGACATATCGCTTTAATTCAATAGCTGAGTTTCATGCTTTTTGTAACCTCTCCAATCCAGAGCACCCACTAATCAGCTTGATTGATTACAGTAAGGTTTCTTACCCTATCAATGAAAGCAAGTTAAAATGGGTTCAGAATTTTTATTCTGTTGGATTAAAGCGGAATGTCAGCCATAAATTTAATTACGGACAACAAGAAATTGATTTTAATTCTGGAGTGCTGACCTTTGTTTCACCGCTCCAATTTCTAAAAGTGGAAATTAACCAGGATGTTGTAATTGAGCCAACAGGTTGTCTATTACTCATTCACCCCGATTTTTTATGGAATACCACATTAACAAAGAAGATAAAGTCTTATGACTTTTTTCAGTATGCTGTAAACGAAGCACTTTTCTTGTCTGACAAAGAAGAAAAGGTTATTGTGGATATTCTTCAAAATATTGAAAAGGAATATCAGTCCAATATTGACAAATTCAGTCAGGATCTTATTGTTGCACAAATAGAATTGTTGCTTATTTATTCAGAGCGATTTTATGAACGTCAGTTTCTCACCCGGAAAAAATCCAATCACGAAATATTAATTAGTTTTGAAGAAGTGCTCTCGAAGAGCTTTGAAAGCGGAAAACTATCGGAAAATGGTATTCCAACGGTAACATCTCTTGCTGCGCAGCTAAACATTTCACCTAACTACCTTGGGAGTTTATTGCGAATACATACTAGTCAAAACACACAACAACACATTCAAAGCAAACTTATTGAATATGCAAAAGAGCGATTAAGCACAACCAATTTATCAGTGAGTGAAATTGCTTATGAATTAGGTTTTGAGCATCCTCAATCGTTCAGCAAATTATTTAAAAGTAAAAGTGGTGTGAGCCCTTTGGAGTTTAGAGCGAGTTTTAATTAA
- a CDS encoding short-chain dehydrogenase/reductase, whose amino-acid sequence METKKVWLVTGASKGLGLSLVKKLLQNDYCVVATTRNSKSLIEEISNTSGVFLPLEVNLTDNIDVKKAIEKSIAHFGKIDVVVNNAGYGQIGTLEELSDEEARENFDVNVFGALNVIRNAMPYLRRQKSGNIFNVSSAGGFLGSFAGWGIYCSTKFAMAGFTEALAEEVREFGIKVSVVYPGYFRTDFLTQGSVRTPKQPIQDYKAARQSEQAHLKSISGNQPNDPEKAADVLIAISKEGNPPVHLLLGNDSYEILKNKIDIITEDAEKWKSYTLSTAF is encoded by the coding sequence ATGGAAACAAAAAAAGTATGGCTTGTTACAGGGGCTTCAAAAGGTTTAGGGCTTAGTTTGGTGAAAAAATTATTACAAAATGACTATTGCGTGGTGGCAACAACACGGAATTCAAAATCTTTGATTGAAGAAATCAGCAACACTTCAGGAGTTTTTTTACCGTTAGAGGTGAACTTAACCGATAACATTGATGTCAAAAAAGCTATTGAAAAAAGCATTGCACATTTCGGGAAAATTGATGTAGTGGTAAACAATGCAGGCTACGGACAAATAGGAACATTGGAGGAATTAAGCGATGAAGAAGCAAGGGAAAATTTTGATGTCAATGTTTTTGGTGCCCTGAATGTAATAAGAAATGCAATGCCTTATTTACGAAGGCAAAAGTCGGGCAATATCTTCAACGTTTCATCGGCAGGTGGATTTTTAGGAAGCTTTGCCGGTTGGGGCATTTATTGTTCTACAAAATTTGCAATGGCAGGGTTTACTGAAGCATTGGCAGAAGAGGTGAGAGAGTTTGGTATTAAAGTTTCTGTTGTTTATCCTGGGTATTTTCGCACCGATTTTCTTACCCAGGGTTCAGTAAGAACACCAAAGCAACCCATTCAGGACTATAAAGCTGCCCGACAATCCGAACAGGCACACCTTAAAAGCATTAGCGGTAATCAGCCAAACGATCCCGAAAAAGCGGCTGATGTTTTAATTGCCATTAGCAAAGAAGGAAATCCGCCTGTTCATTTGTTATTGGGCAATGATTCGTATGAAATTCTAAAAAATAAAATAGATATCATAACAGAGGATGCAGAAAAATGGAAAAGCTACACGTTATCCACCGCCTTTTGA
- a CDS encoding AraC family transcriptional regulator produces the protein MANTIPTRIKSISEFHRLRGLPKPEHPLISIIVMDDTHQPNYNPMDAVFDFYFIALKRMKGVKYKYGQSHYDFEEEGVLFFMSPNQVLKFEITEKEFTEKPSGWILLIHSDFIWNTSLAKTIKQYDFFDYSVNEALQLSEKEEVTLNGTIQNIKQEYHSNIDKFSKKIVISYIETLLNYSERFYNRQIITREKANHQILDRLEKLLTDYFNSDDLISKGLPTVQYVADNLNVSPSYLGSLLRVLTGQNTQQHIHDKLIEKAKEKLSTTSLSISEIAYELGFEHSQSFSKLFKSKSGISPLVFRASFN, from the coding sequence ATGGCAAATACAATACCCACTAGAATAAAATCAATCAGTGAGTTTCATCGGCTGAGAGGCTTGCCAAAGCCTGAACATCCTTTGATTAGTATAATAGTTATGGACGATACTCACCAGCCCAACTACAATCCTATGGATGCGGTGTTTGATTTTTATTTTATTGCATTGAAACGTATGAAAGGCGTAAAGTATAAATACGGGCAAAGCCACTACGATTTTGAAGAGGAGGGTGTACTGTTTTTTATGTCGCCTAATCAGGTTCTTAAATTTGAAATTACTGAAAAAGAATTTACCGAAAAACCGTCAGGTTGGATTTTGCTCATACACTCCGATTTTATTTGGAATACGTCACTTGCAAAAACAATTAAGCAATACGATTTTTTTGATTATTCAGTAAATGAAGCGTTGCAGTTATCAGAAAAAGAAGAAGTAACGCTAAACGGCACTATACAAAATATCAAACAAGAGTACCATTCAAACATTGACAAATTCAGCAAAAAAATTGTCATTTCGTATATAGAGACGTTACTCAACTATTCAGAGCGGTTTTACAATCGTCAGATCATCACAAGAGAAAAAGCCAATCATCAAATACTTGACCGTTTGGAAAAATTATTGACAGATTACTTTAATAGTGATGATTTGATTTCAAAAGGTTTGCCAACAGTTCAATATGTTGCAGACAACCTAAATGTTTCACCAAGTTATTTAGGCAGTTTACTTAGAGTACTGACAGGGCAAAACACACAGCAACACATTCATGACAAGTTAATAGAAAAAGCTAAAGAAAAATTATCTACAACAAGCCTTTCAATAAGCGAAATTGCTTATGAATTAGGCTTTGAACATTCGCAATCATTCAGTAAATTATTTAAAAGCAAAAGTGGTATAAGCCCTTTGGTTTTTAGAGCTAGTTTTAATTAA
- a CDS encoding AraC family transcriptional regulator, translating to MATPKLIKINTISEAHQFLGLPKPENPLISIVNYAEFQIPEATTEFRATFEFYSISIKKNVRNKLYYGQQRCDFDGGIMFFMSPNQVLRAEIESTTTVEEPSGWVLLIHIDFLWNTTLAQKMKQYDFFNYAANEALFLSEKEEVIINGIIQNIQNEYQRNIDKFSKQIIISHIENLLSYAERFYNRQFITREINNHHILEHLEVLLNDYFADSDLISKGLPTVQFIAIKLNISSNYLRRLLKTLTGQSTQQFIHAKLIEKAKEKLSTTDLSVSEIAFELGFEHLQSFSKLFKTKSGISPLEFRQSFN from the coding sequence ATGGCAACACCGAAACTCATAAAGATAAATACAATATCAGAAGCACATCAATTTTTAGGATTGCCTAAACCTGAAAATCCACTCATAAGTATTGTGAATTATGCTGAGTTTCAAATTCCAGAAGCTACCACAGAATTTAGAGCAACATTTGAGTTTTATTCCATTTCAATAAAAAAGAATGTGAGAAATAAATTATATTACGGGCAACAACGATGTGATTTTGATGGAGGAATTATGTTTTTTATGTCTCCAAATCAAGTTTTGAGGGCTGAAATAGAATCTACCACAACAGTTGAAGAACCGTCAGGTTGGGTATTGCTCATTCATATTGATTTTTTGTGGAATACAACACTTGCTCAAAAAATGAAGCAATACGACTTTTTTAACTATGCTGCAAATGAAGCATTGTTTCTATCAGAAAAAGAGGAAGTTATCATTAACGGAATTATTCAAAATATTCAAAATGAATATCAAAGAAACATTGATAAGTTCAGTAAACAGATCATCATTTCGCATATTGAAAATTTACTGAGTTATGCAGAACGATTTTACAATCGCCAGTTCATTACAAGAGAAATAAATAATCATCACATTTTAGAACATTTGGAAGTGTTGCTTAATGATTATTTTGCCGATAGTGATTTGATTTCAAAAGGACTGCCTACTGTTCAATTCATTGCTATAAAACTAAACATTTCATCCAATTATTTGAGGCGGCTTTTAAAAACGCTGACAGGACAAAGTACTCAACAATTTATCCACGCAAAACTGATAGAGAAAGCTAAGGAAAAACTATCTACAACAGACTTATCTGTGAGCGAAATTGCTTTTGAATTAGGCTTTGAGCATTTGCAATCGTTCAGCAAGTTGTTTAAAACGAAAAGTGGTATTTCTCCTTTAGAGTTTAGGCAGTCGTTTAATTAA
- a CDS encoding short-chain dehydrogenase/reductase — protein sequence MKTVLVTGASAGIGKATAILLAQNGYNVYGAARRTEKMKELKNFGIKPISLDVTKEESLVACVEQILKEAGSIDILINNAGSSNFGALEDVPISDARYLLDLNLFGVARLIQLVLPNMRKNNYGKIVNISSVNGKFSFPMAGWYVASKFAIEGLSDALRYEVKQFGIDVIVVEPGGTKTDIAAISSEYLMRISGKTVYKGLAKSVNNAIYDPKIVAGYPEPISIAKLVKQGIDASKPKTRYVNGALMKFTLFLRRLLSDKMFDKMIISQLK from the coding sequence ATGAAAACAGTATTGGTTACAGGAGCTTCGGCTGGAATAGGAAAAGCAACCGCAATTTTATTGGCACAGAACGGCTATAATGTTTATGGTGCTGCACGCAGAACAGAGAAAATGAAAGAGCTGAAAAATTTCGGAATTAAGCCAATTTCATTGGACGTTACCAAAGAAGAAAGTCTTGTTGCGTGTGTTGAACAAATTTTGAAAGAAGCAGGAAGCATAGACATTTTAATTAATAATGCAGGATCGAGCAATTTCGGTGCATTGGAAGATGTGCCCATTTCCGATGCAAGATATCTATTGGATTTAAACTTGTTTGGTGTGGCTCGTTTAATACAATTAGTGTTGCCTAATATGCGTAAAAATAACTACGGAAAAATTGTAAATATTTCATCTGTCAACGGTAAATTTAGTTTCCCAATGGCAGGCTGGTATGTGGCGAGTAAATTTGCCATAGAGGGTTTAAGCGATGCCCTTCGCTATGAAGTGAAGCAATTTGGTATTGACGTAATTGTTGTTGAGCCGGGCGGCACTAAAACAGACATAGCAGCAATATCAAGTGAATATTTAATGCGTATATCTGGTAAAACAGTTTACAAGGGATTGGCCAAAAGTGTAAATAATGCAATTTATGACCCAAAAATTGTAGCAGGTTATCCCGAACCTATTTCAATTGCGAAACTCGTAAAACAAGGCATAGATGCAAGTAAACCCAAAACAAGATACGTAAACGGTGCTTTGATGAAATTTACCTTGTTTTTAAGAAGACTGCTGTCAGACAAAATGTTTGATAAAATGATAATTAGTCAACTTAAATAA
- a CDS encoding AraC family transcriptional regulator, whose translation MEHKRTKRIKTISEFHRLRGLPQPEHPLISVVDYSAVQRPADIAETNWVFDFYQISIKRGINAKLKYGQQEYDFDEGIMFFISPNQILRIEPDSKTKEKKSGFMLLIHPDFFWNTPLAKIIKQYDFFNYSVNEALFVSGKEETTINGIIANIEQEYHANIDKFSQSIIISHIEALLNYSERFYERQFITRKITNHKILNRLEELLNDYFNSDNLISKGLPTVQFIADKLNISPNYLSDLLKVLTGQSTQQHIHDKLIEKAKEKLSTSNLSVSEIAYELGFEHSQSFSKLFKVKTNQSPLEFRSSFN comes from the coding sequence ATGGAACACAAACGAACAAAACGAATAAAAACCATTAGCGAATTTCATCGTTTAAGGGGCTTACCACAACCCGAACACCCACTGATTAGTGTGGTAGATTATAGTGCCGTTCAGCGACCTGCCGATATTGCCGAAACAAATTGGGTATTTGATTTTTATCAAATTTCCATAAAGCGAGGAATAAATGCCAAACTCAAATATGGACAACAAGAATACGATTTTGACGAGGGGATTATGTTTTTCATTTCGCCCAATCAGATTTTAAGGATTGAACCCGATAGTAAAACAAAAGAAAAAAAATCAGGCTTTATGTTGCTTATCCACCCCGATTTTTTTTGGAATACACCACTTGCCAAAATTATTAAGCAATATGACTTTTTTAATTATTCGGTAAATGAAGCCTTGTTTGTTTCTGGAAAAGAAGAAACAACTATTAACGGAATCATAGCAAACATTGAACAAGAGTACCATGCTAACATTGACAAGTTTAGCCAAAGCATTATCATTTCGCATATTGAGGCACTACTCAATTATTCAGAACGGTTTTATGAAAGACAATTTATCACCAGAAAAATTACCAATCACAAAATTCTTAATCGCTTAGAGGAACTATTGAATGACTATTTCAATAGCGATAATTTGATTTCAAAGGGGTTGCCAACCGTTCAATTCATTGCCGATAAACTTAATATATCGCCAAACTATTTAAGTGATCTGCTAAAAGTATTAACCGGGCAAAGTACACAGCAACATATTCACGACAAGCTAATTGAAAAAGCGAAGGAAAAATTATCTACAAGTAATTTATCAGTCAGCGAAATCGCTTATGAATTAGGCTTTGAACATTCTCAGTCTTTTAGTAAGTTGTTCAAAGTAAAAACTAATCAAAGCCCTTTGGAGTTTAGATCCTCATTTAACTGA